A stretch of DNA from Anaerotignum faecicola:
AAATCGAATATAATGAAAACGACGGAAGTCTTAGCTGTTATATAGACGATTTAAGCGGCGTTGACAAAATATATATGCCGATTATAAAAACGGATATTCAAAACGGCGGCAGGGATAAGGTTGAAGAATACTTGGAAAATGTTCTTACATATTTTGATAGGGATTTTTTTAAGTATGACGATAGCGGATATAAAGACGGAAACGGATGCATTTTATACAGCGGAAAAGAATTCCCGGAAAGAACTGTAAAAGTTATTTTTTTAAACGGATATGCAATAAGAGTTGAGGACGGATATATCCGCAGCCGTTTAAGGTATGAAAACTCCGAAGAATTTGAGGTTAAGGAATACGCGGCGTATACTGAAGCTGTAAGCGACGAGTTTATGGTTCGGATTTATTCCCCGAAGGAGTTTACAGCCGACAGCGAGATAACGGCTTATGCCGAGGCGGCGTATATCGGACCTGAAGACTACATATATATATGCCGAGGAGATCCTTGCCTTTCCGTAGGCCTTGCGGGAGGCATATACGATATAAGCGGGATTACGGACGAAATCGGTATTTATGAGTTGTGGGAAAAAGGCGAGGTTCGCAAGGCGGAACTCCTTAAAGGCGGCATGTGGAACCCTGACGATGAGGACGCGGCGTTTTGGGAGGAATATTTTTCGATTCCCGAAATATATGTGCCGGCGGGGGAATATACGCTTACGGCATATTTTGGCGTTACAAGCGTAGGCGATGGGAGAAAGTTTAAGGTTCAGGTTCCGAGGGATATAACCGTTAAATAGGCGGTTTTGAAAATATGGACGCGGTTATTTAAATCGTTAAGCCGTCACAGACAGAAGAATAAATAAGGTTTTCCATTTAACCAACGGGAACAATGCCGAAGTTAAAAAGAAAGCGGATGTATAAAACGGCCGTATTCGGTAGAATCTCCTTTAAGCGGCGTTTTAGCTGTTTTGATAGTTTATTTTTAAGCAAGAATTGAAACGGGTCCGTTTTTGGACACGGCAAGGAACGCTGTCTTTATGGCGGCGTTTTTTATATTGCGCCTGACATTTTAAATCTTTCGCCGGGAAACTTGAAATATGTATCGGCGGCGGGGGTTTTATTCGGAAATATGCCTTTGCGGAGTTTTTCGTGCAGGACGGAAGCGGGCGGAAAAGAATATATTATAAAATGTGTGTGGAGTATAAAAAAGCCGCCGATATTAGCCGGGAAGGTTGCAGTTGTAATAATAATGCCGCCGATATTAGCCGTGAAGATTGCAGTTGCAATAAAAACGCCGCCGATATTTTGCGGGAAAAATTATGTTTCCGTATTTACATGGCGTTCCCATAAGATTTTTGTTTCCGAGCTTTACCGAAAAGCGCATCCGTTTGATTTAGAAAAACAAATACGTTTGATTTTCGGCGGGCATTTATAAATTACAGTCCGAATTTATACGGATTCCATAAAGAAATGTTTATCCATGAAAGCTTTCTTTATAAACCGGTTCGGGACGGACGGAACGGTTTGGAAGGCGCGGAGGCCGAAGATATTTTTTTGATTTTTTATCTCGGCTTACATGGACGCACGCGTTTTTAATCGGCGGGAGAGGCGCAATAGCCGCGTCAATGCGGCTTGGCTCAGGGTTCGCGGCGACTTTGCTTTTATGACGATACTGCTGAAAACCCTCAGATCTCGCAAAGAAAATTTTTTAATGTTCAAGACGCGTAAGCGCATACGCGGCGGTTCCGGCGGCAAGCGCAGGCAGGGCCGAAACGCGGAAAGTTTTTCTTGCAAGACGCGCTGGTCATTGTAAAACCAAAACCAAAAACGGCGGAATAAAAAATTTATTTTGTCTTATTTCATATTAAATAAAATAATCCTTTAGAATAAAGTCGGCGGGACTATGAAATGATATGTATAAAACTTTCGGGAGGCAGAATAAATGGATTATATTATTAGCCGTGAAGATATTCGGCAGTTTAACATGCATTTGAAGATAACAGAGCGCAGCGGCGCAACCATAGGGCAGTATGTACGGGTTGCGGGAAAACTTTACGAATATTCGGAAGGGAAAGGGGTTTCAAAAAACAGTCTGTTGGAATGGAAACAACAGCTTTCCCAAAGGTATGCCGTTTCAAGCGCAAATGCGTATATTGCCGCGGCAAACAGCTTTTTCAGGTTTATGGAATGGGAACAGTTTATTATTAAGCCGTTTAAAAGGCAGAAAGAAATATTTATGAATGAAAAGAAAGAGCTTACTAAAGAGGAATACAGAAAGCTTGTGGAGACGGCGTGCAGGAGCGGCAGGAAACGCTTGTCTCTTGTGATGCAAAGTATATGTTCTACGGGGATAAGGATTTCCGAGCTGAATTTTATTACTGTCGAAGCCGTTAAGGAGGGACGCGCGGAAGTCAGCTGCAAGGGAAAAAGGCGGATTGTTTTTCTGCCTAAAAAGCTCAGAGCTTTGCTTAAAAACTATATAAAAGAAGAAAACAAAATTACCGGGCCTGTATTTACTTCCAAAAGCGGCAGACCTCTTAACAGGAGCAATATTTGGCGGGAAATGAAAGGGCTGTGCCGATATGCCGGGGTAAGCGGAGAAAAGGTTTACCCGCACAATTTCAGATATTTATTTGCGAAGTCTTATTATTCGATGGAAAAAGATATAGTGAAGCTTGCGGATCTTCTTGGGCATTTTAATATAAATACTACCAGGATTTACATTATGGAAAGCGGGCGCAAACATGCGCAACAAATTGAAAAGCTGGGGCTTATAATAACATAATCGTGATTATGTTGTAACAAAAAAGATAAGCTTATTTTTATAACCTGTATTATACAATACATATCATCGATTTTGCAACATATATTAAAAATTTTACAGCGATTTGGAAATTAATTTTATTTACGGCGCGCAAATAAGGCCGAAAACAGATTGATTTTTTAATTTCGGCTTATTTGTGTGCGTTTTTATCCTATAGCTGTGCGCCGTTTGGAATTTTCCGAAAAAGACAGAATCGTTTTTACAACATAATCACGATAATGTTGTTTAGCTGAAGAAGGGGTTATAAGGAGGCGATCTATGGCTGGGCAATTAATTATATCGTCTGGATTTATTCGGCGATAAAATGAACGGAAGGAATATGTTTATAGGAGGTAAAAATTTATGAAAAAAAGGTGGAAGAGGTTTATTACAGCTATAGTTACGGCGGCTATGGTTGTAGGCGCCGTACCGTCTGCCGCAATGGCGGCGGGGGAAAACAATGGGCCGGAAGCCAAAACAGAGGATAGGCTGATGTTTCAGCTTAGCGGTGAAAACGCTGAGGAAACAAAAACTACTGCTCCGACGTTTAAGATTGACGAAAAAACTGTTGACGGCGAAGTAAAATTTACAACGGAAGTTACGCTTAAAATTGAGGTTGAAAATGCCGAGGAAGGCACAGTAATTTATTACACAAGCGACGGAACAGAACCGACGGAAGAAAGCACAAAATATGAAAACGGAATAACAATAACAGAAACGATGACAATTAAGGCCATAGCTGTAAAAGGTGACATTAAGAGCGACGTATCGGAGATAACCCTTACAAAAGAAAGCGAAGAACCGGGCGAATCAGTGGACGCGCCGACATTTAAGGTAGAAGGCGAAGTTGTAACAGGAAACGTGAAATTTGCAACGGGAGCTACGCTTGAAATAGAAGCGGAGAAAGACGCGGTAATTTACTATACAAGCGACGGGACAGAGCCGACGGAACAGAGCACAAAATATGAAAGTGAAATAGAAGTAACGGAAACAACGACAATTAAAGCGGTAGCTGTAAAAGGTGAAGCTAAAAGCGACGTATCGGAAATAACCCTTACAAAAGAAAGCGAAGAACCGGGCGAATCAGTGGACGCGCCGATATTTAAGATAAACGGCGCGGCTGTGGCTGGAAACACGGAATTTACAGAAGAGGTTAAAGTTGAAATAGAAGCGGAAGAAGGAGCGGCTGTTTACTATACGAACGACGGAACGGAACCGACGGAAGAAAGCGCAAAATATGAAAGCGAAATAACAGTAACGGAAACAACGACAATTAAAGCGGTAGCTGTAAAAGGTGAAGCTAAAAGCGACGTATCGGAAATAACTCTTACTAAAAAAAGCGAAACGCCCGAACCTGAAAAGAGCATTGTGCTTGAGGCGTCGGATACGGTTATTTATCATAATATAAGCGCAAATACAGCGACAATCAAAGCTTCCGTTAAAAATACGGAAGGAGCCGTTACTTGGACAAGCTCCGATGAAAAGGTCGCAACTGTAACTGCAAGTGAAGACGGGCTTACAGCTACAGTGACAGGTTTGTCAACGGGTTCCGTTACGGTTACGGCGGCTGTCGACGGCGTATCGGCTTCATGTGAATTCAATGTTAAAAGCAAATCGTCGTCAGGCGGCGGCGGAAGCCCGTCAGGCGGAGGCTCTTCCAACAAAGATGACAGCAGCAACGAAACATCGTCGGACGTATCTGTAAACGAAAGCGGAAAAGCTGAATTTACGGCTGAGAATGTTCTTGAATTAGCGGACAGCGGCGAAAATTTAACAGTAAGCAATAAAGGCGTTCAGGCTGTCGTACCAAACGGAATACTCAGCGGCAACAGCGATGAAAAACTTGAAATTACTTTGACAAAAGTAAGCGAAGGCACAGTTAAAGCCGCTCAGGAAGCCGCTAAGAACTACGGCGTGGCTGAAGTTATCGGTGGCGCGGAAAGTTCGGCGGCTATTGAAATTAAAGCCGGAGAAAACGTAATACTTTCATATTCAACTCCTGTAGAGATTACTGTTGACGTAGACAAGACGGCTGTTGAAAGCAAAAACGTAAATCTCCTTACGCTTGCAAAAGTAAACGGCGACGGTTCGCTTACATATATCGGAGGAAATTACAGCGACGGCGAGTTTACGGCCAAAGCAAACGAGGGAGGGGAATATGTTCTTGTATACAAAGAAGATATTAAAAAGATTAATCTCCAAATAGGTTCCGAGATTACGAGGCTTAACGGAGCTGAAGTATATAACGACGTTGCGCCTATTATTATGGGCGACAGGACTATGGTTCCTATACGTTATATTGTCGAAACTTTCGGCGGGGAAGTTTTGTGGGACGACGCCGATAAGGTTATTACGATGATTATAGACGGCAAAACAATGACAATGCAGATAGGCACGGAAATCGAAGGCATGGGCGTTGCGCCCGAAATTGTCGGCGACAGGACGGTTGTGCCTGTGCGCTACGTTGCCGAACAGCTCGGCGCAAACGTAATTTGGGATCAGGCTACACAGGAGATTGACATCATAAGGTAGTTTACCTTATAATGCCTCCTTAAAAATATCTTATACCTTTTTGCGGCTGATGATGTAGCGCGTCAGCCGCCGCATGGCCCGGTTTATTTAATAAGCGGACGGAGGGCCTGCCTGCCGAAAAATTTTCAGGCGTTTTTCGGCAGGATATATTTAATTTTATTTTTTAAATTAAGTAAACGTAAAGCTGAAGTTTAAAACCGGCATGGTTCCGTACGGCGTGAAAAGGGCGGTTTTAAACGACGTTTTCCGATGCAGTCGGAAGAATGATTAACAGTATGTGTTTTTGCGGTATGGGCTTAAACCAATGGACTATGGTTTATACCGGGCTTGAATAATTCCGCCAAAGGACATAAAAATATTTTAATCTGTTTAACCCCCGGATTTTAACCGGGGGTTTTTTATATTGTTTATAGCTCCGGTTTACAAGTGCGCGCACGCCCAACAGGGAAAATTTCCCGCATTTCCATGCTGTATATGCTTGCTATAGGTTACGCGGCGCCGGCCGGTATGCGCCTTAAACCGCAAAAAATTTTTCTGTTGTGAGTAGGGAAAGTTTTGGCGGGCATCGGCAGCGTAAGAACAATGTAAAGACGCGCAGACGCCGGAGCTTACGTCAAGCGGATTTAACGCGGTTATTGAACCGACGACGCATGTTAAAACCGTGTGCGCTCTTGTAAACCGAAGCTAAAAAGATAAGGCGTTTCAAACAGGCGGTATGGAAGGACGTATTTTGAAGGATTAATATGCGTTGGTATTTAAAAACGAATATATTTTCGTAAATTTGAGATATTCAAAGACATTTGAAAAATATAAATTTAAGTATAATTTAAGATTATTCATCATTTAAATCGGTTGGGATTTCAGGCAGGCTTTATAAATGGAAACAAGTATTATTGATGAAAAAACAGTGGTTTTTACCATAGAGTTTTATATTTTTGACATGTCACAAATTGAATATCAAATTTGTTTTATACTTATAAGCAAAAACAGTTATATTTACGGCAATTCGCAATATATAAATTTCATAGTTTTTTTATTATAAATATATACTGATTTTATGGCATATTTGAATTGAAATTATAGCTAAAATAATGATCCGGAAAAATAATAAATATTTAATTTTGTTTACAAATAGTGACAATAATGATAAAATTATATTTAATAAGGGATCGGGCATTTGGCATTAATGTTTTAATAAGGGCCGTAATTTTTATAAATTTTTAGTTTTGGTCCGGCCTTTGCTCCCCATCTGAATTTATTTATGAAGTTTCCCGCCGTTTTTGGCGAATATTTATATTTGGGCAAGGCTGTATCGGATTATTTTTGACCTGCCTGTAAAAGGGAAACGGTTTTATTTATGCACGCCTGTTTTTTAAAGCCTACCGCATGACATTTTAGCCTGCTGCCGAAACGTATCGGGCGGATTGGCGTGAAGGTATGTTGCAATTGGAGAAAGCTTATATCGGGGAAATAAGAACTAAGAAGTATTAGTATAGTTTTACAATTATAGGAATTTTGTACATATTATGCGTCGGATATATGGATTAGCGTTAAGTGTGTTGTTTCGGATATGTGACAAATAACGCTTTTTACGGCCTTGTATGAAAAAAATTAAGTATAACTTCACTTATTATGCGGCTGTTTGATAGGTTTAATTTGTTGGCAGATTATTAAACGTGAAGTATTTATTTATATTTTTTGAAGCAGTCCGAACTTAGAAGTAATGATAGGCGCGGCGGATTTTTTCTGTATCTGTTTTTATTTCGGCTGTTCATGGCGTTTTATTGGAGGGGCGCCGCATATAAGGCCGAAAAGACTATGTTTATACGGCATAAGGTTTATCTCCTGTTTGGATTTGGAATTAGGCGGAATAAATGAAATTTGTGCGTCTTATTTCCGCGGCAGTATTATGCGGCGGACATGATTATGCGCGTTAACAAAGCGGTTCAATGTACGCCGTTTAGGCGGGAGCCGGAATGGAGGGGAAGTATAAAAATCAGGAGGAGGATCGCATTGCAGCCGGCATGTTTTTTATATACGGCGGCGGATAGGGTTGGCGTTTAAGGGTTATACGGGATTTTAACGGTATGCCGGGGCTTTTTTCAGGAGGCTAAGCGTAAAGTTTTTACATGAGTTTGCTGTATGCGGCATGTCGGATAAATCTGTTTTAAGGCTTAAAAATCTTAAAAGGCATAAAATTAAACAAGGATTATACCATGATTTATAGTATTCACAAAATGTTAACAACAAAAAACGCTAGTTATGTAAAAAATTGTATATTTTTATCTACATTTTTGTTATAATATTAAGATAGTTTTAAAAGTAAAAGAAAGGTGGTTTAATATGTCTAATTTTCATAACCGTTTAAAAAAATTAAGAAAGCAGAATTCCTTTACACAGGCGGATGTTGGCAAATTTCTCGACTATGGATACACGACTATAAGCAACTATGAAAGAGGCAAGAACGAGCCCTCCTTTAACGATTTGATAAAACTGGCGGACTTGTTTGGCGTTTCTACGGATTTCCTTTTAGGGCATGATTCCGTTGCGGACGATTCTACATATAAAGAACGGGTTAACAATCAGCTTGAGGACATGAAAAAGAACCTGCTTTCGGCAGTTGAGGACATTAATAATATTTTGGAACCGGAAAACAAAGAATAATTTTTATCGCTCCAAGACGTATACAGGCATACGGACGTATGCTTAAATAGGGGAGCGTTTCGGCGGATGTCCGAATTGATGTGTGGAGTATTCCGATTTGAAAATTTGTTTAGGGCTTTTAAAGCTTTGGGTTGAAACAGCATAAAATTTAAGTTTTTATGTAGGTATGGACATATTTTGAATTGAGGATACGGCAATGTTATATATTGTTATGCATGTAACGTGATATTTATTCGGCTGAAATATAATTCTTTATGCAGAACGTATGCTTATTTTTAACGCGTTTTGTTTAGGCATATGGCGGTTTCGGAAAAATTAATATTCCCAGCGGCAGCAAAGCGCAGTCGTCGGCGCAGACAATAAGGCTTTCGGCGTTCAAACGCCGCAGCGGCAGTCTGAAGGGCGGGGATTTTATTTATCGGGCGGCTCGGCCTGTAGTTTTCCAGAGGGGGAGTTTATTGCGCCAGTTTGCCGGGAGAGATATGTTTTGGCTTTTAAAAGCAGTATTTGTTTTGGCCTTTAAAATTAGTATAATGCAGTATAAAATGCGGAAGTTTCGCTGTATTTTGCGGCCTGTGCAGCAGGGCGCTTTGGTTTGTTAAAAAAACGGGAGTTAAGAGTTAACGGAAATTTACAGCGTAGGCTTACTGCATCGGTTTATTTATGCCGCAGATATAATTTTTTACGGCAGTTAAATTGTTGTTTTGGCCGCGGATTTAGTTTTCCGCGGCTTTTCGGCGCACTTTTATATTATATTAGTTTTGTTTTACAAGGGCGCGCACGGTTTTTGCGGGCCTTAGCGCGCAATAGCGGCGTTAAAGCCGTATTACCAGGCGTGCCTTTGTTTTGCCCTTATGCCGGCCGTTAAAACTATTCGATTCCATAAGGAAAAAATTTTTGCGGTTCAAGGCTTCTACGCGCCGGCACGGCAGACGCTACGGCAAGCGTATGCGGCGGAGCGGCAATGCGGAAAATTTTTTATTGCGGGACGTTTGCGCCATTGCAAACTGAAGCTAAGGCTGACATAAAATAAAATTTTCCGCGCATGTTAAAAGGATACCGGACGCGCGGATGCGATGTGACGGACGGCGGTTAAAGCTTATGCGGAGCGGAGTTTTATTGATTTTAACTGAACTTCGGGCGTAAGCGGCAGAAGTTGAATTATAACCGTATTTATAGAATTCGGTTCCTGTTTGTAACTGTCAGGGAACAGACGCACGGTTTTTAATCAATGTAACTGCAAAAATACGTTTCTTTTCCGTAGGAGGGAAGTTTTAATTAGAAAGAGCGCATGAGGCGTCAACTTGACGGCGGGATTTGCGGCATACAAAAAACCGCCGCGCCGTAAGCGGCAGGGCGGTTTAGTTTTTAATATAGATCCAGTTTAAATTTTTTTCTGAAACGGCAGCCGGTTTCGTTAAGGCATGGCCGTTAATCCCATCATTTCATTTACGGATATTACATTTGAACCGGGCGCCGGGGCAATTACGGGAGTTTCATCGGTTTCCGAATATGTAATTGATCCGTTGATTGACATATTGTAGGCCTCTCCGAAATCCATCGTAATTTCAAAGGAGGACACGAGCCCTTCCTGAGACATTTCCATTGACATAAACTCCTCGTCTTTACGGCCGTCCGGGTATGATGAAAAAGTAAAGCCGTAATCCGCGCCGGACGGATCTGTAGGGAATGAAAGCGTATAAGACGTGTTAATTCCATAGAGGCTTTCTTCAAAGCTTGTTACATAAAAACCGTCCTCCTCCGTAAAGGAGTTGTCGGAATAAAGGCCGTTTATCATATTGTATGTCAATACGGCCGTTTCGTTTTCATACTTATTATCCATAGGGATATTTTCAAGAAGCATGTCGGCATAAGGAGTGAAATCATCCATATTGTATGCGTCTTGGACTAACTGCGAAAATTTTATGCCGCTTGCTTCCATAAGCGCGTCGAAATTAAGATAGTACCATGTGTCGCCGCTTGCGCCCATAAGGGAAGAAAGAAGGCTGCTTTGTACATAAAAGCTTCCTGTCGTCATATCAAATATAAAGTTTATAGGTATATTTTCAAACTGTTCGACTAAACCGGCCGATAATGGGTTTTCGAGTTCTTTGCCCAGGAGCTCCTTCACGGCTGAAAGATCAAGCTTTAAAACGGTATCCATATTGATTTTTGTCCTGTCGACCAGCCCGTTCGTTTCATATACGCCTTCTATAGGCAAAGCGATTGTGCCGTCGTTTACAGATATGCTTATATCGGCCGTACCCGTCAGGGCATAGTTTTTATCCGAAAACGCTATATTTTGTTTAAGATAGTTGTTTATTATATTATATGTGCCGCCATCGCCTTTCAATGTATTCTTATCGACGATTATAACGGTCATATTTTCGTTGTCCCAGCCTACGTCGCATCCGAAAGCCTGCGCCGCAAAGCGTACCGGAATATAGGCGCGCCCGTCCTCGACAAAAGAAGCCGCGTCGGTTGCCACGGATTCTGTCGTTGCGCCTTCCGTTACTTTAAGCATACGGCTGCCGACGGTTATTTCGACAGTTTTACCGTCTTTTTCCGCGACTATCACTTCTTCGTTTTCGTCATATGTTACGTCTGCGCCTATTCCTTCAAATACAGGCCTGAGAGGAAGGAAAACGCGGTTGTTCCTTATAACCGGCTGCTCGCCGCTTAAATCCAGCGCTTCGCCGTTAAGCTGTATGCCTATGTCATAAACTTCTTCTTGTGAGGCGAACGCGTTTGACGGGGCTATAACCATAAGCGCCGCCGCAAGCACAGCCGTAAATTTTTTTATTCCCATTTGTACCCCTCCTTTTATTTTATATAATAATTTTAACAGGGGCCGGGACAAATTGCCATAAATTTTAATGACGAATTATAAATATTAAGGAATTTTTAAGGATTAATACGGGCGAACAGTATGCCGAAGGAATGAAATGCCGATGTTAGGGCGGGAAAGATTGTTTGGAAAAACGGAGCGGGATCTTCATGCCGATGTTTTGACGGGGATTGCCCGGCAAAAATTGTATTGAAAAAGATACAATTTGATTGTATAATATTATTGTATACAGTATATAAAACGGCGGTGATTTTTCTGGACACTATTAAAATTAAATCGAGGGCTAAAATTAATTTAACGCTTGACGTTATATCAAAAAGGCCCGACGGGTATCATAACCTTGAAATGATAATGCAGACCCTTGAATTGGGCGACGATATATTAATAAAAAAAAGCGGCGGAGGCGTTACGGTTAAAACGGACGCGGCGGGAATACCCTCGGACGGGAGGAACACCGCATACAAGGCGGCTTCCCTTTTTATAAAAGAATACGGGATAGGATGCGGCGTTGAAATAAATATTACAAAACGGGTTCCCGCGGAGGCGGGCCTTGCAGGGGGGAGCGGCGACGCAGCGGCCGTGCTTAAAGGCATGGACGCGCTTTTCGCAACCGGGATTACGGAAAAAGAACTTTTGAGAATGGGAGCCGAGATTGGCAGCGACGTGCCGTTTTGCATAATGGAAGGGACGGCCCTTGCAAAAGGGCGGGGGGAAATACTCGAAAGGCTTGCGCCTTGCCCCAAATTTTATGTTGTTTTGGCAAAGCCCGACGAGGGCGTTTCGACGGCGGATATTTTCGGGAGCCTTGACGCAGGCAGTATATCATGGCGGCCGGACAGCCGTAAAGTTATCAAGGCTATTAATGAAGGCGACAAAAATGGCGTTTTGAATAATCTGGGGAACGTTCTTGAAGAAGTTACGGCAAAAAGGCTTCCGGTTATAAATGATGTAAAGGCGTTTTTAAATCTTCACGGAGCCGGAGGCGCGCTTATGAGCGGCAGCGGATCTACTGTTTTTGCGCTTTTTAATACCGAGGCCGACGCGCGGGCGGCCGCTGAAGCCGCAAAGAAGGAATTTATGTTTAAAGACGTTTTGGTTACCGAAACGTTTAACCCATAAATTATGACGCTTATTTTTCAGGGAGGGGAAAGTATGGACTATAAGTTTAATGTAAGCGTGAATGAGTATCTTCCTTTAAGAGAAGTAGTTTTTAACAATTTGAGGGACGCTATATTAAAAGGCGAGCTGGCTCCCGGGGAGAGGCTTTTGGAAAACCAGCTGGCGGACAAGCTCGGCGTGAGCCGCACGCCTGTAAGGGAAGCCTTGAGGATGCTCGAACAGGAAAACCTTGTTGCGCTTATACCGAGAAAGGGGGCTCAGGTGCTGGATTTAAGCGCCAACGATATAAAAAATGTGCTGGAAATCAGAAGCGCGCTTGAAGCGGTCGGAATACGCCATGCATGCAGGAGCATGACAAGCGAAAGCCTGAGGGAAATTAAACTGCTTAACGCCCAGTTTGAGCAGGCGTTTGAGGACGGAGATTATGAAAAAGTGGCTACTGTTGACGAGAAGATCCATGACATAATATTCGCTTCTTCAAACAACAATAAGCTTGTGCAGATTATAAGCAGTATGCGCGCACAGGTGTACCGTTACAGGATCGCATATTTAAAGGTTCATGAAACAAAGACGGCAGTTATAAATCATCACAGGGCTATAATAGAAGCCATTGAAAACCGCAACGAGAAAGACGGCGTCAGAGTTATGGCCGAACATATCGAACACCAGACGCAGGTTATACTGAAATCGCTTAAGAAATAACATTTTTATTACGAATTTTCCGTTTAATTGAAAATTTTTCCGATTTGGAATAAAATAATAATCAGCGGCAAAAGCCGCAGCGGCGATACGGAATGAAAAACGAAGGTTTTTACGGCTTGTACGGCATGAACTGCATGCTGTAAAAAAGCAGGCGCACGAAGAGGGCAGCGGACGGCGTAGTTATATTACGGCCGTTTAGCGGAGCTTAAAAGGCCGTATATACGACAGACGGCGATTCTATATGAGGATTTTTAATCGCGTTAAGCAAAAAAAGGGATTACGCCCCCGTTTGAAATATACTTTTATTTAAGGAGGGACTGTATATGGCGGGCCGTGGAAGGAACAATAATGACAGGGTGGTTTACAGCCCCAAAGCGGAAATTAAGAACACGCCCGGCGTGTACAAAAGCGGCAGGGAAAAAAGGGAAGGGCAGCGTTTTAACAAACGCAGAAGAAGGAAACAGCAGTTAAA
This window harbors:
- a CDS encoding copper amine oxidase N-terminal domain-containing protein, which gives rise to MRKMFLVLAAAASLLYAVTAQGAVNKTAVNGKPFEFSVPPAETEGVVMVPAADFMALFNNDIICWNDETKSAYMADRLKITVGADKALILKDYPLDCKGGSEVSEVYRLEKAPLIINGKLMVPLSFIEEYGSKYAEIEYNENDGSLSCYIDDLSGVDKIYMPIIKTDIQNGGRDKVEEYLENVLTYFDRDFFKYDDSGYKDGNGCILYSGKEFPERTVKVIFLNGYAIRVEDGYIRSRLRYENSEEFEVKEYAAYTEAVSDEFMVRIYSPKEFTADSEITAYAEAAYIGPEDYIYICRGDPCLSVGLAGGIYDISGITDEIGIYELWEKGEVRKAELLKGGMWNPDDEDAAFWEEYFSIPEIYVPAGEYTLTAYFGVTSVGDGRKFKVQVPRDITVK
- a CDS encoding tyrosine-type recombinase/integrase, which translates into the protein MDYIISREDIRQFNMHLKITERSGATIGQYVRVAGKLYEYSEGKGVSKNSLLEWKQQLSQRYAVSSANAYIAAANSFFRFMEWEQFIIKPFKRQKEIFMNEKKELTKEEYRKLVETACRSGRKRLSLVMQSICSTGIRISELNFITVEAVKEGRAEVSCKGKRRIVFLPKKLRALLKNYIKEENKITGPVFTSKSGRPLNRSNIWREMKGLCRYAGVSGEKVYPHNFRYLFAKSYYSMEKDIVKLADLLGHFNINTTRIYIMESGRKHAQQIEKLGLIIT
- a CDS encoding chitobiase/beta-hexosaminidase C-terminal domain-containing protein → MKKRWKRFITAIVTAAMVVGAVPSAAMAAGENNGPEAKTEDRLMFQLSGENAEETKTTAPTFKIDEKTVDGEVKFTTEVTLKIEVENAEEGTVIYYTSDGTEPTEESTKYENGITITETMTIKAIAVKGDIKSDVSEITLTKESEEPGESVDAPTFKVEGEVVTGNVKFATGATLEIEAEKDAVIYYTSDGTEPTEQSTKYESEIEVTETTTIKAVAVKGEAKSDVSEITLTKESEEPGESVDAPIFKINGAAVAGNTEFTEEVKVEIEAEEGAAVYYTNDGTEPTEESAKYESEITVTETTTIKAVAVKGEAKSDVSEITLTKKSETPEPEKSIVLEASDTVIYHNISANTATIKASVKNTEGAVTWTSSDEKVATVTASEDGLTATVTGLSTGSVTVTAAVDGVSASCEFNVKSKSSSGGGGSPSGGGSSNKDDSSNETSSDVSVNESGKAEFTAENVLELADSGENLTVSNKGVQAVVPNGILSGNSDEKLEITLTKVSEGTVKAAQEAAKNYGVAEVIGGAESSAAIEIKAGENVILSYSTPVEITVDVDKTAVESKNVNLLTLAKVNGDGSLTYIGGNYSDGEFTAKANEGGEYVLVYKEDIKKINLQIGSEITRLNGAEVYNDVAPIIMGDRTMVPIRYIVETFGGEVLWDDADKVITMIIDGKTMTMQIGTEIEGMGVAPEIVGDRTVVPVRYVAEQLGANVIWDQATQEIDIIR
- a CDS encoding helix-turn-helix domain-containing protein, translating into MSNFHNRLKKLRKQNSFTQADVGKFLDYGYTTISNYERGKNEPSFNDLIKLADLFGVSTDFLLGHDSVADDSTYKERVNNQLEDMKKNLLSAVEDINNILEPENKE
- a CDS encoding copper amine oxidase N-terminal domain-containing protein, which produces MGIKKFTAVLAAALMVIAPSNAFASQEEVYDIGIQLNGEALDLSGEQPVIRNNRVFLPLRPVFEGIGADVTYDENEEVIVAEKDGKTVEITVGSRMLKVTEGATTESVATDAASFVEDGRAYIPVRFAAQAFGCDVGWDNENMTVIIVDKNTLKGDGGTYNIINNYLKQNIAFSDKNYALTGTADISISVNDGTIALPIEGVYETNGLVDRTKINMDTVLKLDLSAVKELLGKELENPLSAGLVEQFENIPINFIFDMTTGSFYVQSSLLSSLMGASGDTWYYLNFDALMEASGIKFSQLVQDAYNMDDFTPYADMLLENIPMDNKYENETAVLTYNMINGLYSDNSFTEEDGFYVTSFEESLYGINTSYTLSFPTDPSGADYGFTFSSYPDGRKDEEFMSMEMSQEGLVSSFEITMDFGEAYNMSINGSITYSETDETPVIAPAPGSNVISVNEMMGLTAMP
- the ispE gene encoding 4-(cytidine 5'-diphospho)-2-C-methyl-D-erythritol kinase, whose product is MKKIQFDCIILLYTVYKTAVIFLDTIKIKSRAKINLTLDVISKRPDGYHNLEMIMQTLELGDDILIKKSGGGVTVKTDAAGIPSDGRNTAYKAASLFIKEYGIGCGVEINITKRVPAEAGLAGGSGDAAAVLKGMDALFATGITEKELLRMGAEIGSDVPFCIMEGTALAKGRGEILERLAPCPKFYVVLAKPDEGVSTADIFGSLDAGSISWRPDSRKVIKAINEGDKNGVLNNLGNVLEEVTAKRLPVINDVKAFLNLHGAGGALMSGSGSTVFALFNTEADARAAAEAAKKEFMFKDVLVTETFNP